A genomic stretch from Deinococcus roseus includes:
- a CDS encoding SDR family oxidoreductase: MRIFVTGASGFIGSAVVPELLAAGHQVIGLARSDRSAQNILAAGAAVHYGSLDDLESLRTGAAAADGVIHLAYNHDFSQPQAAAQTDFQAVQTFGEVLKGSDRPLVIASGVVGLAPGRLATEQDKSSTSAHPRFATAQATLDLAQQGVRSSVLRLSPTVHGKGDPGFVAVLIQIARQKGVAGFIEEGNSRWPTVHRLDAARLFRHAVEKAPAGSVLHGVAEEGVSQRDIAGVIGRHLGVPVASIPADQAAEHFGWLARFLSLDSRVSSTLTRELLDWEPTHPGLLEDLEEGHYFGVLA, from the coding sequence ATGCGCATTTTTGTCACCGGAGCATCCGGCTTCATTGGCTCTGCTGTTGTCCCAGAACTCCTTGCCGCAGGACACCAGGTCATCGGACTGGCCCGCTCAGACCGCTCAGCACAGAACATTCTTGCCGCAGGGGCAGCAGTGCATTACGGCTCCCTCGATGATCTGGAAAGCCTGCGCACAGGTGCAGCCGCCGCCGACGGGGTCATTCACCTCGCTTACAACCATGACTTCTCCCAGCCCCAGGCTGCGGCCCAGACCGATTTTCAGGCCGTGCAAACCTTCGGGGAAGTCTTAAAAGGCTCAGACCGCCCGCTGGTGATTGCCTCTGGCGTGGTCGGACTGGCCCCCGGACGCCTCGCCACCGAACAGGACAAAAGCAGCACCTCTGCCCACCCCAGATTTGCCACGGCACAGGCCACCCTTGATCTGGCCCAGCAAGGGGTGCGCTCATCCGTGCTGCGCCTGTCTCCCACCGTGCACGGCAAGGGAGACCCCGGTTTTGTGGCTGTCCTGATCCAGATTGCCCGCCAGAAAGGGGTTGCCGGTTTCATCGAAGAGGGCAACAGCCGCTGGCCCACGGTTCACCGTCTGGACGCTGCCCGACTGTTTCGCCACGCTGTGGAAAAAGCCCCTGCTGGCTCTGTTTTGCACGGTGTGGCCGAGGAGGGCGTTTCCCAGCGCGACATTGCTGGCGTGATTGGAAGGCATCTGGGTGTGCCCGTCGCTTCCATCCCCGCAGATCAGGCCGCAGAGCACTTCGGCTGGCTGGCCCGTTTTCTGTCCCTGGACAGCCGCGTCTCCAGCACCCTCACCCGTGAATTGCTGGACTGGGAACCCACCCATCCAGGGCTGCTGGAAGACCTCGAAGAGGGGCATTATTTTGGTGTTCTGGCTTGA
- a CDS encoding helix-turn-helix domain-containing protein — protein sequence MIVRSLPPHPLLQDWAQLYWQWESLPFDRPVQHQMLPESMVRITFTTGQNWTLKSEGPIAFPSASLAGMLLQPQPMLAHGLNRTLGVDLYPWGARQLLNWQAGDEPLDLHLTYSKISLEVCGLLELSDWDGATQLVEDWLLSLLLSRAYGPGKAVQAALKLYETLGSVKISTLAEELFVSPRQMERQFAQQVGITPKVLARLIRFHESQQRIQQDPLVNVAGLATDLGFFDQAHLIREYRLLAHSTPGNYAQMVLQRFRGTEGDLDN from the coding sequence ATGATTGTGCGCTCACTGCCCCCCCATCCGCTCTTGCAGGACTGGGCACAGTTGTACTGGCAGTGGGAATCCCTGCCCTTTGACCGTCCGGTGCAACACCAGATGCTGCCTGAAAGCATGGTGCGCATCACCTTCACAACCGGGCAGAACTGGACCCTGAAGTCAGAAGGCCCCATCGCATTTCCCTCTGCTTCCCTGGCGGGGATGCTGCTGCAACCCCAGCCGATGCTGGCCCATGGACTCAACCGCACGCTGGGGGTGGACCTCTACCCCTGGGGTGCCAGACAGCTTCTGAACTGGCAGGCCGGAGATGAACCGCTGGATTTGCACCTGACGTACAGCAAAATCAGCCTGGAGGTGTGCGGTTTGCTGGAACTTTCAGACTGGGATGGGGCCACCCAGCTGGTGGAAGACTGGCTGCTGTCCTTGCTGCTCTCCAGAGCCTATGGACCGGGAAAAGCAGTGCAGGCGGCCCTCAAGCTGTACGAAACCCTGGGCTCGGTCAAAATCAGCACCCTGGCAGAAGAGCTGTTTGTCAGCCCACGCCAGATGGAACGCCAGTTCGCCCAGCAGGTGGGCATCACCCCCAAGGTGCTGGCCCGATTGATCCGTTTTCATGAAAGCCAGCAGCGCATCCAGCAGGACCCTCTGGTGAATGTTGCAGGTCTGGCCACCGACCTGGGCTTCTTCGATCAGGCCCACCTGATCCGGGAGTACCGGCTGCTGGCCCACAGCACCCCAGGAAATTACGCCCAGATGGTTCTGCAGCGTTTCCGGGGGACTGAGGGAGACCTGGACAATTGA
- a CDS encoding GNAT family N-acetyltransferase: MTLWNEKPILNGRTLDLVPLSDQHAAGILQHWDEDSARYLSRGGPSETTLESLTEYIQNLNNLPNRVNWAVVMKTGEVAGRISYSELREADRWLEIGTMLTSKFRGGTANPEAKMLLLERAFEVLDAGRVHFKVDSRNARSLRAVEKLGAVREGTLRRYQVRPDGYARDTVMFSILPEEWPEVKARLQARLDAALERVEHS, encoded by the coding sequence ATGACACTCTGGAATGAAAAACCCATTTTAAACGGACGCACCCTTGACCTTGTTCCCCTATCAGACCAGCATGCAGCAGGCATTCTGCAGCACTGGGATGAAGATTCTGCACGTTACCTTTCCAGGGGCGGCCCCAGCGAAACCACCCTGGAATCCCTCACCGAATACATCCAGAATTTGAACAACCTCCCCAACCGGGTGAACTGGGCGGTGGTCATGAAAACCGGAGAGGTGGCAGGCCGCATCTCCTACAGCGAACTCCGCGAGGCAGACCGCTGGCTGGAAATCGGCACCATGCTGACCTCAAAATTCAGAGGAGGCACAGCCAATCCAGAAGCGAAAATGCTGCTTCTGGAACGTGCTTTTGAGGTGCTGGATGCCGGACGGGTGCATTTCAAAGTGGACAGCCGCAATGCCCGCAGCCTCAGGGCAGTGGAAAAACTCGGGGCGGTCAGGGAAGGGACACTGCGCCGTTACCAGGTGCGCCCGGACGGTTACGCCCGCGACACCGTGATGTTCAGCATCCTGCCAGAAGAGTGGCCCGAAGTGAAAGCCCGTTTGCAGGCAAGGCTGGATGCTGCACTGGAGAGGGTTGAACATTCCTGA